A part of Haliotis asinina isolate JCU_RB_2024 chromosome 10, JCU_Hal_asi_v2, whole genome shotgun sequence genomic DNA contains:
- the LOC137297728 gene encoding serum paraoxonase/arylesterase 1-like, whose amino-acid sequence MYVKIIVISLLVLLFQHCVKLYFMWGFTKHLFNHYPGRCHQVEGMGFGSENMHMLPNGMTFITSGFRLNENPSNYETFYKQNNIKGRIYLFNMKNPKKVVQELKLTSTEDFDKDRLQPHGISAWEDKGTGTVYLFVVNHEKDGQEKIEKFQVSFEKLALQHVKSYYGDPTLKQLNDVVATSEDSFYFTNYLTSGSYLMGMFETLALMPWSDVGYFDGTAYRIVAGGITMANGVQLSRDGRYVYVAASMGYELWIYERRNNNSIHLKEIYPLQASPDNIIVDPVSGDLYIGLHPIFYQVMAHLEDPSIRSTSQVLQIKLKDGSVSSVTELFLDDGNLISGSTAATVFNKKMLIGSILDKLVYCDVDVPL is encoded by the exons ATGTACGTGAAGATCATAGTCATCAGCTTGCTTGTGTTGCTGTTTCAACATTGTGTCAAGTTATA tttcatgtGGGGCTTTACCAAGCATTTATTCAATCATTACCCAGGGCGTTGTCATCAAGTTGAAGGAATGG GTTTTGGATCTGAAAACATGCACATGTTGCCAAATGGGATGACATTCATTacatca GGATTTAGGTTAAATGAAAACCCATCAAACTATGAAAcgttttataaacaaaacaacatcaaagGGAGGATTTACTTGTTCAATATGAAGAACCCGAAGAAGGTAGTGCAGGAGTTGAAGCTGACATCCACGGAGGACTTTGACAAGGACAGGCTTCAACCTCACGGTATCAGTGCTTGGGAGGACAAGGGTACAG GCACAGTGTACCTATTTGTTGTCAACCACGAAAAGGACGGCCAGGAGAAGATTGAGAAATTTCAGGTTTCATTTGAGAAACTTGCACTGCAGCATGTGAAATCCTACTATGGTGATCCGACTCTGAAACA GCTAAATGATGTTGTGGCCACGAGTGAAGACAGTTTCTACTTCACCAACTACCTGACAAGTGGCAGCTACTTAATGGGAATGTTTGAAACCCTTGCCTTGATGCCCTGGTCAGATGTGGGCTACTTTGATGGTACAGCATATCGTATAGTGGCTGGTGGAATCACTATGGCTAATGGTGTACAGTTGTCCAGAGATGGAAG ATATGTCTATGTTGCTGCCAGTATGGGATATGAGTTGTGGATCTACGAGAGAAGAAACAATAACTCTATACACTTGAAAGAG ATCTATCCCCTTCAAGCATCACCTGACAACATTATCGTTGATCCAGTCTCGGGTGACCTCTACATCGGGCTACATCCTATTTTCTACCAGGTTATGGCTCACCTTGAGGACCCCTCTATTAGGTCAACGTCACAG GTCCTGCAGATTAAACTGAAGGATGGATCTGTATCTTCCGTGACAGAATTGTTCCTTGATGACGGAAACCTAATATCTGGGTCAACTGCTGCAACTGTTTTCAACAAGAAAATGCTGATTGGCTCCATACTTGACAAGCTTGTATATTGTGATGTTGATGTACCTCTCTGA